In Chlamydia serpentis, the following are encoded in one genomic region:
- a CDS encoding Maf family nucleotide pyrophosphatase, which yields MLLPLVLGSSSRRRKAILEDFRFPFTVVSPNFDERKVAFCGDPIAYTQKLATQKAYAVSALSSDSDCIIITADTIVVYEGHIFNKPQDKVEAIDMLKTLRNQTHTVITSLVVLHNKKLLKGSESSEVSLTMIPDHRLESYIETVGTLSNCGAYDLCNGGGLIFKKIHGCFYNIQGLPIQTLKYLLEEFNIDLWDYSA from the coding sequence ATGTTGCTCCCTTTAGTTTTAGGATCTTCTTCAAGAAGAAGAAAAGCTATTTTAGAAGATTTTCGATTTCCTTTTACTGTGGTTTCTCCAAATTTTGACGAACGGAAGGTAGCTTTCTGTGGAGACCCTATTGCCTATACGCAAAAACTTGCGACACAAAAAGCATACGCTGTTTCCGCGCTTAGTTCTGATTCTGACTGTATCATTATCACAGCTGATACTATTGTTGTTTACGAGGGTCATATTTTTAATAAGCCTCAAGACAAGGTAGAAGCTATCGATATGCTAAAGACTTTACGAAATCAAACACACACAGTGATCACTAGCCTTGTTGTATTGCATAATAAGAAACTCCTGAAGGGATCTGAAAGTTCTGAAGTCTCATTGACCATGATTCCTGATCATCGTCTAGAGTCTTATATAGAAACTGTTGGAACCTTGAGTAATTGCGGCGCCTATGATCTCTGTAACGGTGGGGGTTTGATTTTCAAGAAGATCCATGGATGTTTTTACAATATTCAAGGTCTCCCTATCCAAACACTGAAATACTTGCTAGAGGAGTTTAACATTGATTTATGGGACTATTCCGCCTAA